In the Leptospira wolffii serovar Khorat str. Khorat-H2 genome, AGTATTGTACTCGGAGGTCGAGGGAAAGAATCGTGAAATACGTTCTCTTTCCAAAGAAATGAAGAATGCGACCTTGGAGCAGGCGAACGGCACAAAGCAGATTCTGGAAGGAATCGAATATCTGAGCAGAAGATCCATGGAAATGTCCGAGATCACGGAAAAGCTTAGAGCCGGTCTGGAAAGACTAAAGGCGAGTTCCGTTTCTCTATCTGATACCCTAGAATCGAATCGGCTGGAGTAAGTCCGAATTCTAAAAACGAAACTCCAGCTCCGCCTTCCATCCGGAGGAGGGGAGAGCGCCCACATACTCGACCGTCGGAGAAATATTCCATTTACTTAATACAGGAGAACCCGGTTCCGTATCCATCCCGGAATTATACTGTTTGTAGGTGAAAAATCCGTCCAGGAGTACGAAGATCAGGAATAAACCTACGGAGGTCTCTGCTCTTTTGGAATATTCTTCTCTTGTGATGGAACGGTCTCCGGAGGGAGTGTAAACCCGATCTTTGAATTCTTCTCTTCTAAGGAAAGCCGCAATCAGGTAATTTCCGTTATCCGTTTGGTTGAATTCCCGGACCAAAAGTAGTTGCCCCAACCTTTCACGATCCGTAGTCGCGGACTCAGGAGTCCGGGCATAGGATAAGGCCAAAAGAAAGCTAAGTCCTTTCGAAAAAGATAATGCGATTCCTATGTCCCGACGGGGTTCCGAAATCAATGCGGACCAGAAAGGAAAGGGGACCCAATATAGATTCGGTTTGGAAACCGTAGGAAGATTTTCGGAAACTACGGGCGGATTCGCATTCTTCTTCTCTTCCGGATCTTTTTTGGGAGTCGTCTCTTTTTTCTCTATAGTTTCTTTCTTAGGAGTCGCGTCCAGAGGCGGAGGTGCCGGATTAATCTTCTCTTTTTCCTTTTCAGGAAGAGGAGTTTTCTCCTTCACCTTCTTGCGTTTTGGAGGAGGCGCTTTGATTTCACCTGGCTCGATGGATTTCAATGATTCGAGAGGAAAAGTCTGAACGGATCCGTCGGTATTCTCTACTTGGACGGATTTACCTTCTATTCTACTCTTTACGTTCTTAAAGCTTCTGCCGTCTTTGAGGCGAACCGTATCGGGGAAAACGGAGGAATACTGTATTAGAAAAAGAGAAAGGGAAAGAAGGGAGAAAAAACGGATCCGTTTTCTCATTCGAACTCTATCCTTTTGATTTCGGAGGCCTTGAATTCCGTCACGGAATCCTTATCGATGAGGATATAAATATCGCCCTTTTGTAATAGACTCGTCCCCTTTTTGACGGATCCGTTCTTTAATAGGATACGATTTCCCGGCACCTCGCTTGCTTCCGGATAGAGAATCTTACCCGGATTTGTGGGAGCAGACGGAGATTCGGATTCGTAAGGCCGAACGGAATCGAAGGCTTCTATGAGGTCTTGATTTTCCTCAGGAGTAAGATCAACGGGAGACTCGGATTCGGAAGGGATGCTGACGGACTTTCCGGAAACGACGGGGATTTCGGATGTCTTTCTCTCCCAGGCAAGACTTCCTTCCAACACTTCGATTTTGACCTTATCTTCTTTGTCGGAAGAAACGCGTACCTTGGTTCCTAAGAAGCGTAGGGATTCTCCTCGAGCGAGTAATTTAAGATCGGTAGGATATCTGCCTAAATAAGCGGGAGAATATAACGAATCGATTAAGATCGTTCCGGATTGGAAATCCAAAAGCCAAACCAATTCTTCCCTATGGACTCGGACTACGGAATCCGGAAGAAGTCTTATCTTGAAGCTTCTACCTTTTTTATCCGAATGGAAATAGAATTCGCAAAGAGAATGTTTGCCGGAAACGATCCGCCCCGACTCGGGATTCCCGTCCGATTCGCAGGAACCGAAAGTAAGGATCTCCTCTTTCTGGACGGGAGGGAGAGGAGAGAAACGTGTGGAGTATAGATAACCTGATAGGGAAAATAAAATCAGAGCCGCGGCGGCGAGCATTACGTATCTTCCGACGGAACGAGAGAGAGATTTAGGCTTCTCAATCGGAGGAAGATATAATATTCCGAGATTCGCATGAACCTTGGATAAGGATTCGAATTTAGATCCGAGTATATCCGATTCAAGGATCAGATCGGATAAAAGAGAGGCCGATTCTTCTTTAGGATCCAGAAGGAATTCGGAAACGAGCTCCTCGAAAAGATACGGATCTCTTTCAAATTTTTGAATATTCTCCCGAATGGAACTCATAGGCCGACTCCCTTTTTCTCTAGGCAGGCCCGTAGTTTTTTCAGGACATCGGCGTATCTTCTGCTAACGGAACGTTTCGTAATCCCTAGCTTATTTCCGATTTGAACTAAGGTACTATTCTTACCGAATTTCTCCCGGATGATTTCCTTTTCCGATTCGGGAAGAATTTTCAGGCAGTCGGAGAGGGAAACGAGTTTATGATTTCTATCAGAGGATTCCAGGAATTCGGATTGGGGATCCGATCCGTCGACAAAGAAAGATTCCATCTTTTCCGAATCTTGGAAGGAGATTCGTTTGGATTTTTGTAGTTCCC is a window encoding:
- the rsx gene encoding LIMLP_03685 family anti-sigma factor; the encoded protein is MSSIRENIQKFERDPYLFEELVSEFLLDPKEESASLLSDLILESDILGSKFESLSKVHANLGILYLPPIEKPKSLSRSVGRYVMLAAAALILFSLSGYLYSTRFSPLPPVQKEEILTFGSCESDGNPESGRIVSGKHSLCEFYFHSDKKGRSFKIRLLPDSVVRVHREELVWLLDFQSGTILIDSLYSPAYLGRYPTDLKLLARGESLRFLGTKVRVSSDKEDKVKIEVLEGSLAWERKTSEIPVVSGKSVSIPSESESPVDLTPEENQDLIEAFDSVRPYESESPSAPTNPGKILYPEASEVPGNRILLKNGSVKKGTSLLQKGDIYILIDKDSVTEFKASEIKRIEFE
- a CDS encoding RNA polymerase sigma factor, which translates into the protein MQDPEQISDVYEKGRKSLFVYFYSLTGEREKAEDLVQEVFLILSKNPEKFDPNKGSIYSWGSVVGRNLFYRELQKSKRISFQDSEKMESFFVDGSDPQSEFLESSDRNHKLVSLSDCLKILPESEKEIIREKFGKNSTLVQIGNKLGITKRSVSRRYADVLKKLRACLEKKGVGL